In Mixophyes fleayi isolate aMixFle1 chromosome 4, aMixFle1.hap1, whole genome shotgun sequence, the following proteins share a genomic window:
- the LOC142151592 gene encoding glutamine--fructose-6-phosphate aminotransferase [isomerizing] 1 isoform X1, with protein MCGIFAYLNYHVPRTRREILERLIKGLQRLEYRGYDSAGVGIDGGNEKNWEKNSSNIQLIKTKGKVKALDDELNKQENMDLDIEFEIHLGIAHTRWATHGEPSPTNSHPQRSDKNNEFIVIHNGIITNYKDLKKFLESKGYEFESETDTETIAKLVKYMFDNRENNDISFATLVERVIQQLEGAFALVFKSVHFPGQAVGTRRGSPLLMGVWSEHKLSTDHIPILYRSVSQSMDYPLEGLSIVMDKGLEKKGGCTLPRVDSTTCLFPVEEKAVEYYFASDASAVIEHTNRVIYLEDDDVAAVVDGRLSIHRIKRSAGDHPARAIQTLQMELQQIMKGNFSSFMQKEIFEQPESVVNTMRGRINFDDLTVNLGGLKDHLKEIQRCRRLILIACGTSYHAGVATRQILEELTELPVMVELASDFLDRNTPVFRDDVCFFISQSGETADTLLALRYCKERGALTVGITNTVGSSISRETDCGVHINAGPEIGVASTKAYTSQFVALVMFALLVCDDRISIQGRRKQILEGLKVLPDNIKEVLSLDDEIQKLAEELYQQKSVLIMGRGYHYATCLEGALKIKEITYMHSEGILAGELKHGPLALVDKLMPVIMIIMRDHAYTKCQNALQQVVARQGRPVVICDKEDVETINTIKRTIKVPHTVDCLQGILSVIPLQLLAFHLAVLRGYDVDCPRNLAKSVTVE; from the exons GTGTTGGTATTGATGGCGGCAATGAAAAGAACTGGGAGAAGAACAGTAGCAACATCCAACTCATTAAGACAAAGGGGAAAGTCAAGGCCTTGGATGACGAGCTAAACA AGCAGGAGAATATGGATCTGGATATTGAGTTTGAGATTCATCTGGGTATTGCACACACCCGCTGGGCCACTCATGGAGAACCCAGCCCTACAAACAGTCACCCACAGCGCTCTGATAAAAACAACG AGTTCATCGTTATACACAATGGAATAATCACAAACTATAAGGACCTGAAGAAGTTTTTG GAGAGCAAAGGTTACGAGTTTGAGTCTGAGACTGACACAGAAACTATTGCCAAGCTTGTGAAATATATGTTTGACAACCGGGAGAACAATGACATCAGCTTCGCCACCCTTGTGGAGAGGGTTATCCAGCAGTTG GAAGGGGCTTTTGCACTGGTATTTAAGAGCGTGCACTTCCCAGGCCAGGCTGTTGGCACCAG GAGGGGTAGCCCACTTTTGATGGGCGTATGGAGTGAACACAAGCTATCCACGGATCACATCCCCATCCTGTACCGCTCAG TTTCACAAAGCATGGATTATCCTCTAGAGGGACTGTCCATTGTAATGGATAAAG GCTTAGAGAAGAAAGGGGGCTGCACCCTACCCAGAGTGGACAGTACGACTTGCTTGTTCCCCGTGGAAGAGAAAGCTGTGGAATATTACTTTGCATCAGATGCCAG TGCAGTCATCGAACACACCAACAGAGTCATCTACCTAGAAGATGACGATGTGGCCGCTGTGGTGGATGGGCGCCTCTCTATCCACCGCATCAAGAGAAGTGCAGGAGATCACCCTGCTCGGGCCATTCAGACCTTGCAGATGGAGCTGCAGCAGATCATGAAGG GCAACTTCAGCTCCTTCATGCAGAAGGAAATCTTTGAGCAGCCGGAGTCCGTAGTCAACACCATGAGAGGGCGAATCAACTTTGATGACCTGACAG TGAATTTGGGAGGTTTGAAGGATCACCTGAAGGAAATCCAGAGGTGTAGACGACTAATCCTCATCGCCTGCGGAACCAGTTACCATGCTGGCGTAGCT ACGCGTCAGATCTTAGAAGAACTCACAGAGCTGCCGGTCATGGTGGAACTGGCTAGTGACTTTCTGGACAGGAACACACCGGTATTCAGAGATGATGTGTGCTTCTTCATCAGCCAGTCAG GAGAGACAGCTGACACCCTGCTCGCCCTGCGATACTGCAAAGAGCGGGGTGCCCTGACGGTGGGAATTACAAACACTGTTGGCAGTTCCATCTCCCGGGAAACAGACTGCGGCGTCCACATCAATGCTGGGCCTGAGATAGGTGTGGCCAGCACAAAG GCGTACACTAGCCAGTTTGTGGCACTTGTAATGTTTGCACTTTTAGTTTGCGATGACCGCATATCTATACAGGGACGACGCAAACAAATTCTAGAGGGCCTGAAAGTGTTACCAG ACAACATTAAGGAGGTACTGAGCCTTGATGATGAGATCCAGAAGCTGGCAGAAGAACTGTATCAGCAGAAATCTGTACTGATCATGGGACGTGGATATCACTATGCTACATGCCTGGAAGGCGCTCTG AAAATTAAGGAAATCACATACATGCATTCAGAAGGGATCTTGGCTGGGGAACTGAAGCACGGTCCCCTGGCTCTGGTGGATAAACTCATGCCAGTTATCATGATCATCATGAGGGATCATGCCTACACCAAGTGCCAGAATGCCCTGCAGCAAGTGGTAGCAAGACAG GGCCGCCCAGTAGTAATCTGTGACAAGGAAGATGTAGAGACCATTAACACAATCAAACGCACGATTAAAGTTCCACACACAGTCGATTGTCTTCAAGGAATCCTGAGTGTGATCCCTCTACAGCTCCTTGCGTTCCATCTTGCTGTGCTCAGAGGATATGAT GTGGATTGTCCGAGAAATTTGGCCAAGTCGGTGACCGTAGAATAA
- the LOC142151592 gene encoding glutamine--fructose-6-phosphate aminotransferase [isomerizing] 1 isoform X2, translated as MCGIFAYLNYHVPRTRREILERLIKGLQRLEYRGYDSAGVGIDGGNEKNWEKNSSNIQLIKTKGKVKALDDELNKQENMDLDIEFEIHLGIAHTRWATHGEPSPTNSHPQRSDKNNEFIVIHNGIITNYKDLKKFLESKGYEFESETDTETIAKLVKYMFDNRENNDISFATLVERVIQQLEGAFALVFKSVHFPGQAVGTRRGSPLLMGVWSEHKLSTDHIPILYRSGLEKKGGCTLPRVDSTTCLFPVEEKAVEYYFASDASAVIEHTNRVIYLEDDDVAAVVDGRLSIHRIKRSAGDHPARAIQTLQMELQQIMKGNFSSFMQKEIFEQPESVVNTMRGRINFDDLTVNLGGLKDHLKEIQRCRRLILIACGTSYHAGVATRQILEELTELPVMVELASDFLDRNTPVFRDDVCFFISQSGETADTLLALRYCKERGALTVGITNTVGSSISRETDCGVHINAGPEIGVASTKAYTSQFVALVMFALLVCDDRISIQGRRKQILEGLKVLPDNIKEVLSLDDEIQKLAEELYQQKSVLIMGRGYHYATCLEGALKIKEITYMHSEGILAGELKHGPLALVDKLMPVIMIIMRDHAYTKCQNALQQVVARQGRPVVICDKEDVETINTIKRTIKVPHTVDCLQGILSVIPLQLLAFHLAVLRGYDVDCPRNLAKSVTVE; from the exons GTGTTGGTATTGATGGCGGCAATGAAAAGAACTGGGAGAAGAACAGTAGCAACATCCAACTCATTAAGACAAAGGGGAAAGTCAAGGCCTTGGATGACGAGCTAAACA AGCAGGAGAATATGGATCTGGATATTGAGTTTGAGATTCATCTGGGTATTGCACACACCCGCTGGGCCACTCATGGAGAACCCAGCCCTACAAACAGTCACCCACAGCGCTCTGATAAAAACAACG AGTTCATCGTTATACACAATGGAATAATCACAAACTATAAGGACCTGAAGAAGTTTTTG GAGAGCAAAGGTTACGAGTTTGAGTCTGAGACTGACACAGAAACTATTGCCAAGCTTGTGAAATATATGTTTGACAACCGGGAGAACAATGACATCAGCTTCGCCACCCTTGTGGAGAGGGTTATCCAGCAGTTG GAAGGGGCTTTTGCACTGGTATTTAAGAGCGTGCACTTCCCAGGCCAGGCTGTTGGCACCAG GAGGGGTAGCCCACTTTTGATGGGCGTATGGAGTGAACACAAGCTATCCACGGATCACATCCCCATCCTGTACCGCTCAG GCTTAGAGAAGAAAGGGGGCTGCACCCTACCCAGAGTGGACAGTACGACTTGCTTGTTCCCCGTGGAAGAGAAAGCTGTGGAATATTACTTTGCATCAGATGCCAG TGCAGTCATCGAACACACCAACAGAGTCATCTACCTAGAAGATGACGATGTGGCCGCTGTGGTGGATGGGCGCCTCTCTATCCACCGCATCAAGAGAAGTGCAGGAGATCACCCTGCTCGGGCCATTCAGACCTTGCAGATGGAGCTGCAGCAGATCATGAAGG GCAACTTCAGCTCCTTCATGCAGAAGGAAATCTTTGAGCAGCCGGAGTCCGTAGTCAACACCATGAGAGGGCGAATCAACTTTGATGACCTGACAG TGAATTTGGGAGGTTTGAAGGATCACCTGAAGGAAATCCAGAGGTGTAGACGACTAATCCTCATCGCCTGCGGAACCAGTTACCATGCTGGCGTAGCT ACGCGTCAGATCTTAGAAGAACTCACAGAGCTGCCGGTCATGGTGGAACTGGCTAGTGACTTTCTGGACAGGAACACACCGGTATTCAGAGATGATGTGTGCTTCTTCATCAGCCAGTCAG GAGAGACAGCTGACACCCTGCTCGCCCTGCGATACTGCAAAGAGCGGGGTGCCCTGACGGTGGGAATTACAAACACTGTTGGCAGTTCCATCTCCCGGGAAACAGACTGCGGCGTCCACATCAATGCTGGGCCTGAGATAGGTGTGGCCAGCACAAAG GCGTACACTAGCCAGTTTGTGGCACTTGTAATGTTTGCACTTTTAGTTTGCGATGACCGCATATCTATACAGGGACGACGCAAACAAATTCTAGAGGGCCTGAAAGTGTTACCAG ACAACATTAAGGAGGTACTGAGCCTTGATGATGAGATCCAGAAGCTGGCAGAAGAACTGTATCAGCAGAAATCTGTACTGATCATGGGACGTGGATATCACTATGCTACATGCCTGGAAGGCGCTCTG AAAATTAAGGAAATCACATACATGCATTCAGAAGGGATCTTGGCTGGGGAACTGAAGCACGGTCCCCTGGCTCTGGTGGATAAACTCATGCCAGTTATCATGATCATCATGAGGGATCATGCCTACACCAAGTGCCAGAATGCCCTGCAGCAAGTGGTAGCAAGACAG GGCCGCCCAGTAGTAATCTGTGACAAGGAAGATGTAGAGACCATTAACACAATCAAACGCACGATTAAAGTTCCACACACAGTCGATTGTCTTCAAGGAATCCTGAGTGTGATCCCTCTACAGCTCCTTGCGTTCCATCTTGCTGTGCTCAGAGGATATGAT GTGGATTGTCCGAGAAATTTGGCCAAGTCGGTGACCGTAGAATAA